CGAAGTGGTTCACCGTCGACGTCGGACGAGTCCCCCGTCACGAAGTCGAACCTTCCGCTGAACCGTTCCGGGCCGGCGTCCGTGTGGGTGGCGGCAACGGCGGAAGGCGGCCCAGGAACGACCGCCTCACGGGGCCCGAGAGACCGACGAGACGAGGGAGCGGAACGTGGCCACCTACCACATCGTCAGCGAGGACATTCAGGAAGCCTCGACCTGGCTGAAGCAGAACATGCAGACGCTGCTGGACGGGATGACCCAGGCCAAGAGCAAGATCGACACCCTGATCCAGGGTGGCTACAACACCCCGGCCGCCCAGCAGAAGTTCGGCCCGTACTTCGACGAGTACAAGGGCAGCGTCGACCAGACCCTGAACGGCATGGAGGGCATCAGCCAGTACCTCACGCAGGTCAGCGACGCCTTCACCGACACGGACAACCAGACCGGGGCCAGCCTCGGCCGCTGAACGACCGGACGGGCCCCGGGGCCGCGTGGTGAGCGAATCACCACGCGGCCCCAGCCGTTTTTTCCGACGGACCATCCGACCAGGAGAACCTCGTGCGCCTGCAGCTCACCGTTGCGGATCCGTCCACCGCCGTCATCGAATACCAGGTCGAGGCGGCCCCCGACACCACCGTCGGGGAACTCGCCGAGGCGCTGGCCGCGCGTCGGCCGGAGCCCCCGGGCACCCCACCGACGATCTTTGTCGCCGGGGCGCCGCTGGACCCGCGACTCACCCTCGCCGAAGCCCCGCTGCGCCGGGGCACGGTGCTCGGCCTGGACCGTCCCGTGCCGGAGGCGCCCGCGCAACCGCCGGGGCTGGTGGAGGTACGGGTCGTCAGCGGGACCGACGCCGGGGCGGTCCACCAACTCGACCTGGGTGAACACAGCATCGGCACGGCGAGCACCAGCCGGGTCCGCCTCACCGACCCCTCACTCGCCCCCGTCGTGGCGTCGGTCCGGGTCAGCCCGGACGGCGCGTGCCGCGTGCGACCGGCCCGCCCCGGCCTCCTGCTCGACCGGATCGAGCTCGACGACGAACAGGTGTGGCCCCCCGGCGGACAGCTGGCCGTCGGCTCGTCCCTGTTGGAGCTGCGCGTCCCGGTCCGGGCTGAGGCCGCACTGCAGATCTCCGAGGACCGCACCGGCCTGGACTACAACCGCCCGCCCCGGCTGCTCCCGGAGGCCCGCACCACCCAGTTCACGCTCCCCACGCCGCCGGCACCACCGGAGCGGCGACCGCTGGTGCTGGTCACGGTGCTGGCTCCGCTGGTCGTGTCCGGGGCCGCGTTCCTCATCACCCGCAACCCGCTGACCCTGCTCTTCGCCATCCTCTCGCCGGTGGCGCTGATCGCCGGCCAGATCGGCGCCCGACGCCAGGGAAAGGTCAGCTACCGCACCCGGCTCGCCGAGTACGAGGCGAAGCGTGAGCGGATCAACGCCGAGGCACAGGAGGCGCTGACCGCCGAGCGGCTGGCCCGGCGGGACAACTTTCCCGACCCGGCCGCGGTACGACTGATCGCGGTGGGTCCGGAGCGCCGCCTCTGGGAGCGGCGCCGTACCGACCCCGACTTCCTCGAACTGCGGGCCGGCAGCGCCGACCTCCCGTCCGAGGTGGTGCTCCGGGACCCGAGCCAGGACGAGCACCGCCGGGAGGTCCGGTGGAGCGCCCTGGACGTGCCGGCGACCGTGCCGGTGCGCAAACACGGTGTGGTCGGCATCGCCGGTGACACCGTCGCCCGGGTGACGGCCCGGTGGATGGTCGCGCAGGCGGCCACCCTGCACAGCCCCGAGGATCTTCAGATCTACCTGCTCGCCGGCGCCGGTGACGAGGAGGGCTGGTCGTGGGTCGGTTGGCTGCCGCACGCGGCGCCGCGCGACGGCCAGGACACCCTCGCCACCGTCGGCACCGACACCCAGACCGTGGCCCGGCGCGTGGCCGAACTGGTCGCCGTGATCTCGGCCCGCGCCGCCGAACGGACCGACGGGGCGTTCCGCGACATCCTCGTGGTGCTCGACGGCGCACGCCGGCTGCGTTCCCTGCCCGGGGTGACGCAGATCCTGCGGGAGGGACCGGCCGTCGGGGTGTACGCGATCTGCGTCGACGCCGAGGAGAAGTTGCTGCCGGAGGAGTGCCAGGCCGTCGTCGCCGAGCAGGCCGACGGGTCGCTGTTGGTGACCCGTACGCTCGCCGCGCCGATCCCCGGCGTGCACCCGGACCTGCTCCCGACGGAGTGGCTGCGGACGGTGTCCCGCGCGCTCGCGCCACTGCGGGACACCGGCGGCGCGGACGACGGCGCCGTCCTGCCGGACGCGAGTCGGCTGCTCGACGTGCTCGGGATGGAGCCGCCGGGGCCGGACGCGGTCGCCGCCAGGTGGACCACCGGGGGTCGCACCACCGAGGCGGTGCTCGGCGTCTCGCTGGACGGGCCGTTCGCCCTGGACCTCAAGCGGGACGGACCGCACGCGCTGGTCGCCGGCACCACCGGATCCGGCAAGTCCGAGTTGTTGCAGACCCTGGTCGCCTCGCTCGCCGTCGCCAACCGGCCGGACGCGATGACCTTCGTGCTGGTGGACTACAAGGGCGGCAGCGCGTTCAAGGACTGCGTCCGCCTGCCGCACACCGTCGGCATGGTCACCGACCTCGACACTCACCTGGTGAGTCGGGCGCTGACCTCACTCACGGCGGAGCTGCGGCGGCGGGAGCACATCCTCGCCGAGGCGGGGGCGAAGGACATCGACGACTACGTCGACCTGCTGCGCCGCGAACCGACCCGGACCCCGATGCCCCGACTGTTGATCGTGATCGACGAGTTCGCGTCGATGATCCGCGACCTGCCGGACTTCGTGACCGGTCTGGTCAACATCGCGCAGCGGGGCCGGTCGCTCGGCATCCACCTGGTGCTGGCGACCCAGCGTCCGGGCGGTGTGGTCTCACCCGAGATCCGGGCGAACACGAACCTGCGGATCGCGCTGCGGGTGACCGACACCAGCGAGAGTCAGGACGTGCTGAACGCCCCCGACGCCGCCTCGATCCTGAAGTCGACGCCGGGTCGGGCCTTCGTACGCCTCGCCCAGTCGTCGCTGGTGCCGTTCCAGGCCGGGCGGGTCGGTGGTTTCCGCCCGGGAGCCCGCACCGACGTCCGGCAGGCGCCCTGGCTCACGCCCGTCTCCTGGACGGACCTCGGCCGGCCGGTGCCCACCCGCCCCGGTGTGAAGGCCGAACCCTCCGCCGAACTCACCGATCTCGCCGTGCTGGTGGAGGCCGTCCGGGGCGCCAGTGCGCAGCTCGCCATCGCGCCGCAGCACAGCCCGTGGCTGCCGGCGCTGCCGGACTCGCTGACCGTCGACGCGCTTCCCGCGCCCCGCGGCAGCGGCTACCACCTGGCCCCGGTGGCGTACGGCCTGGTCGACCTGCCGGCCCAGCAGGAGCAGGCGCCGCTGGAGCTGGACCTGGGGACGCTGGGGCACCTGCACGTCATCGGATCGTCGCGCAGCGGCCGGTCACAGGCGTTGCGGACGATCGCCGGCACCGTGGCCCGCGTCCACTCGACCGCCGACGTCCACCTCTACGGCGTCGACTGCGGCAACGGGGCCCTGCTCGCCCTCGCCGAGCTGCCGCACTGTGGCGCGGTCGTGCAGCGTACGGAGTCCGAACGGCTCGGTCGCCTGTTCGCCCGACTCGTCGCGGAGCTGGGTCGCCGTCAGCAGCTGCTCGCCTCCACCGGCTCGGCCGGGCTGGTGGAGTATCGGGCCGGCGTGGCCGAGGCGGACCGACCGCCGCACATCCTCGTGCTGCTCGACCGGTTCGAGGTCTTCGACAAGACGTTCGCCGACTACGACAACGGCAACGTCATGACGGCCCTGTTGACCCTGCTGCGCGAGGGCGCCGGGGCCGGGATCCACGTGGTGATGGCCGGCGACCGCAGCATGTTCACCACCCGGATCTCGTCGACGACGGACGACAAACTGGTGCTCCGACTGACCGAACGCAGCGACTACAGCATGGTCGGCATCAACTACCGCCAGCTGCCGGACGAGATCGCCACGGGCCGGGCGATCCGGGCGGTCGACAGCGCGGAGGCGCAGATCGCCCTGCTCACGGAGGACAGCTCCGGTCAGGGGCAGGCCCGGGCGATCGCCGCGATCGCCGAGGCGGCCCGGCTGCGGGACGCCGAGGTCGGTGACGCCGCTCGCCCGTTCCGGATCGACGTGCTGCCGGACGAGCTGAGCCTGGCGCAGGCCAACGTCCTGGTGCGGCCCAGTGCTCCACTCTGGACGATGCTGGGCGTCGGCGGTGACGAGCTCTCGGCCATCGGCCCGGACCTCGGGAGCAACCCGACCTTCATCCTGGCGGGTCCGCCCCGCTCGGGGCGGAGCACGACCCTGCTGACCATGGTCGCCGGCCTGTTGGAGAAGGGGACGCCGGTGGTGATCGCTGCGCCCCGCCGGTCGCCGCTGCGGGAGCTGGCCGGGCTGCCCGGGGTGCTCGACCTGGTGACGAGCGAGAACTTCACCTCGGCCGGGCTGGCGGCGGCCCTCGACGGGCGCGACGGACCCGCGGTGGTCGTTCTGGACGACGCCGAGCAACTGCTCAAGTGCGACGCCGGCAGCGATCTCGGTGACATCGCCCGGGTGGGGACGGAGAAGGGCCTCGGGCTGATCATCGCGGGCTCGATCGACGGCCTCTCCAGCGGCTTCGGCGGCTGGCACGTCGACGCCCGCCGGAACCGGCAGGGCGCGCTGCTCAGCCCGCAGGGCCTCGGCGACGGTGAACTGATCGGCGCCAAGCTGTCCCGCGGTCAGCTCGGCGGCGGGCGGCCGGGCCGGGTGCTCGCCCACTTCGGCGACGGCAAGCTGCATCTGGTGCAGGTGCCCCGTACCGAGCCGGCGGTCCTGCGGGAGCTGCTGGGCGAGGCCAGGTAGACGCGACGACGGTCACGACGTCCGGCCCCGGCGGGGGCCGGACTCGCCCGCGAAGGACTCGCCCGCGAAGGACTCGCCCGCGAGGGGCTCGACCGTGCCGGCCTCGACCGTGCCGGACTCGCCGGACCGCGCCGGGTATCCGTCGGCGGAGCCGGGGGGCCCGAGACGCAGTCGGGGGGACACCCCCCAGGTGTCCCCCCGACGCGGGTCGGCAGCTACCCCCTAGCTGCCGACCTCCCCCAGGGAGGCCGCCGGCGGCGTGAGCGCGGGCGCCTCCCCCTCATAGGTGAAGGTCAGTGTCGCGGTGATCGTGGCGAAGAGCTCGAAGAGCTCCTCCGCCACCGCGAGGTTCGGGCTCGCGCCGGTGACCACCAGGACGTCGGCGGTTCCCGGCAGCGGTACGACCGTGTGCATCACGGCGGAGCGCATGGTGGCGCCGTCCTGGGTCACGTTCTGAATGCCGTGCACCCGGCCGACGGTGCCGATCGCCGGGATCTGTGCGGTGCTCACCCGCCGCCAGGTCCCGTCGGCGCGGGCGGGCTGCGCGACCGCGGTCAACGCGCCGAGGATGTCACCGGTCGCGGGCGGGGTGAGGACCGAGACCAGCACGGTAGCGGTGAGCGGGCCGTCCTCGTACACCTGGAAGGTGCCGGCGGCGTGCACCGCGCCCGCGTTGCGGGCCTGCCGCACCGACCGGCGTAGCTGCTCGGCGTACTGTCCGGCCTGCTGCTCGGTGAACCCGCCGTCGACGGCCCGCGTCCACACCTCGTTCGCCACCCGGTTCTCGCTGGCCTCGTCGGCGACCGAGAAGTCGACCCAGTCCTCCGGCGTGCGCAGCTCGAATCCGGTCGGGACGGTGTTCGTCGCACCGGCCATCGACGTGCCTCCTCCGCTGGTCAACTCGTCGCTCCCTCGGGGTTCTCCAGCGCGGCGACCGTCTGCTCGTCCGTCTCCCGGAACGCGTCGGCCACCGCCTTCGCGGCGTCGCGGACTCCGTCGAGGTCCTTGGCGATGACGTGCCGCCCGTCCCCCCACCGCTTCTCAAACTCGTGAGCGGCACCCTCCAACTCGCGCTGTCCGAGCGTGTCGACAACCGCGCCCATCGACCTGATCGACGCGCTGTCCATCAGCTCCTTGGTGCGCTGCAACAGGTCGTGCACCCGCTCCAGCTCCGCACCGGGTACGTCGATCACGCTCATGCCGGCACCTCGGCGCCGAGCCTGTTCCGCTCACTCATCCCCGCTTCCCTCCCGGCCGGTGAACCACTTCGCGCCGTACACGGACGGTCGGGCGGATCGGTTCAGTCGGGCTGAACCGATGCGGTGTCGGTTACGTGTGCGAGTCGGCTTCCGGTGTTGGTCGGGGTCGGGGACTGGTGGGTGTGTGGGGGTGGTGGGTCGTGGTGCGTCCGGGGGATGCCGAGTGGTCGGTGTTGCAGCTGGATTCTGATCCGGTGCCGGGTGATCCGGAGTCGTTTGGGGAGATCACGCGGGCGTATCAGGAGTTGTCGCGGACGACTCGGGAGGCGCATGACTTGTTGGCCTCTGGTGGTCGGATCGATGTGGGTCAGGGTCGGGCGATGGAGGCGTTCCGGGATTTGGTGGGGAGGTTGCCGGGTCGGTTGGATCGGATGGCTGGGTCGTATTCGGCGGCGGCGGAGGCGTATGTGCGGTATCTGCCGTCGTTGGAGGAGGCGCAGGCGATGTCGTTGCGTGCGTTGGAGCAGGCGCGGCAGGCGGTGGGTGATGAGGGTGCGGCGCGGGCGGCGGTGTCGGCTGCGCAGGCGGCGTTGTCGGTGTTGGGTGGGGATCCGCAGGCCGGGCAGGTGGCGAGGGACACCGCGGCGGATGAGGTGGCGGCGGCGCAGAGTCGGGCGGACGACGCGCGGCAGGCGTTGGATCAGGCGAAGGCGTTGGTGGGTCAGGCGACGGCGTTGCGGGATCAGGCGGCGCGGGTGGCGGCGCGGGCGTTGCGGGAGTTGGCGGGGGATGCGCCGCAGCGGTCGTTGTGGGAGAAGATCGTTGAGGCGTTCGAGGCGTTCGTTGAGTTTCTGCGGAGCACGGTGATCGAGTGGCTCACGACGGTGTTGGATGTGATCGCGGCGATCGCGTCGTTCATTTTTCCGCCGTTGGGTGCGGCGATCGGGATGTTGTCGGGTGCGATCGATCTCGCGGCGGCGGCGTTGTCGGGGGATCCGGCGGCGATCGGGTTGGCCGCGGGTGGTCTGGCTCTTGGTCTGGTGCCGGGTGGTCGGCTCGCCGGCCGGGTCATCAAGTTCGCCACCAAGGGCACGATCAAGGGCGGCGTCAAGGCCGGCACCAGACAACTCACCAACGTGAAGAGCCCGGGCACGATCCCGGGCGCGAGTGGGCCGGCGGGCGTCGGCCCGGGTTTCCAGAGTCTCGGCCCCGGCAAGGTCATCAAGGGTGCGCTCGAACCGGCCGGCGCGAAGCTGAAGGCCCTGCGCAACACGGCCACCATCAGGTACGCGAAGATCCGGGAACGGTTCGACAAGAGCACCATCATCGGCTGGGACGACAAGAACAATCTCGTGGTCTCCAGTGCCAGGAACGTCCGGTCGGAGGAGATGTTCGACAGTTCCGGCAAACAGATCGGGGTGCTCTTCCGCAGCAAGGACACGGACCACAACTTCCTCAAGTTCGCGTCGTCGGACGTCAACATGGCGAGGTCCAATGGGGAAGCCCTGCCGCAGGCGGCCATGTTCCGGAGTGTGCCGGACGGGCACGCGATGAAGTTCCAGTTCGACGCGGCGACCGAGCGGGTCGAGGTGGCGCCGTGGAACGGATCGAAGGCCGATCCGAACTTCGTCGTCGCGCACGGCACCCCGCGGGGCGCGTTCGTCTCGTTGAGCAACGGCAAGGTGATCCAGGTGCCCGGTGGCCAGTTCGCCAAGGTCCTGAACGCCAACGAGAACTTCCGCAGTCTGACGCAGACGAATCCCGACGGACCGATCACCCTGCTCTCCTGCAACTTCGGAAAGACGTCGGGCACCGGCGGGCAGGCGTTCGCCGATGCCCTGCGGGGCTTCGGTGACAACCGGCAGATCTTCGCGGCGACCGATGCCGTGTTCGTCGGCGTCCATCCCCACCCAGCAGCGCCGGGACGCACGATCGGCCAGATCGGGGTGGAGAACATGGGCACGTTCGTCGAATTGAAGCCGAGCTGACCCGGCGCCGACCCGGTAGAACCCGTCGCCCGCCACCGATCCGAACCCGCGGTGAACCCGTTCGGCTCCGCATACGTGTGCGAACCGTTCGACGTGCGCGCGTCCGGCCACCCGTACGAGTCACGACATCCGCTGTGAGTGAGGTATTCATGCGCAGGCTGCTCCGTACCGCCGTACCCGGTCCGTCGCGGGCGGCAGGGGCTCGGCTGCTGACCGTCGCCGCCGCGCTGGTGCTCCTGCTGCTGCCGGTGACCCCCGCCGTGGCGGGCGCGGTGGAGCCCACCGTGCCGTACTGGGTGGTGCCGGGGGAGCCCGGCTCGGAGAGCGACCTGACGCTGCCCGGGGTCGCCGACCGGGTGCTCGGCGACAGCCGACGCTGGCCGGAGATCTTCGAGCTGAACCAGGGGCGTGGGCAGCCGGACGGCGGCACGCTCACCGACCCGGCGCAGCCGATCCGCGCCGGCTGGGTCTTCGTCCTGCCCGAGGGTGCGACCTCCGGTGAGATCCGGATCGGTACCCCACCGTCGGCGAGGCCGAACGAGGGTCAGCAGCCGGCTGCCCCCCCGGTCGACCGACCGCGGCCGGGAACGCCGGTGGCGGTGCCCCCGGCCTCCCCGGCCGACGGCGGCGAGATCCTGGGGCTCCGACCGGTCACGGCGACGCTGCTCGGTGTCGGCGCGGTGCTGCTGGCGGTCGTCGTGCCGGTGGTCGTGCTGCTGGTCCGGCGCCGCCGTACGACCGGGTCGGTGCGACCGACCCTCGCGCCGGCGCCGGGCTCCCGGCAGGTCCTGGACCGTGCCCTGCGGCAACTCGCCGCGCAAGCCGCCCAGGCCCAGGTGTACGCGGCGCTGATCGGCCCGGACCGGGTCTCGCTGCGGCTGGCGCCGGCGCTGCCGGACGCCCCGCCGCCCTGGCGGGCGCGGCAGCAGGGCGCGATCTGGGAGGCCCCGAGCTGGCAGATCGACGAGAGGGCGGACGGCGGCGACCGGTTGCCGCTGCTCGCCACCGTCGGGACGGTCGGGGGTGAGCTGGCCGTCGTCAACCTGGGACGCGCGCCGGGAATCGTCGCGATCACCGGGGACCCGGAGGCCGCCCTGCGCGTCGCCCGCGCCTTCCTCGACGAGATCGGCTGGCGCGCGGCCCCGACGCCCCTCACGGTCAGCGTGGTCGGTCCGCCGCCGCCACCGTGGCCGGCCCCGGAGCACGTCCGGGTCGCCGTCGACTCGCGGGCGATCCCGGCTCCGTCCGGGGCCGGTTCCGGCCACCGGCCCGAGGTGCTGCACGACCATCTGGTGCTGGTCACCACCGCGATTCCGCCGGCGGAGCTGGAGCGCCTCGGCGCGCTGGCGGCCGTCTCGGCCAGCACGGCGGCCGTCCTGGTCGTCGGCGACGCGCCGAACGCCGCGTGGCGGTTCGAGGTCGACGCCGACGGGACGCTCGACGTCGGTGTGCTCGGGCTCGACCTCGACCGTCCGAGGCCGCGCGGTCGGCTCGTCCCGAATCCGCGCCGCTGAGCCGGCGTACCTGTCCGAACCCGTCGATCGATTGGTGTGGCGATGAAGGCACTCACCTCCCGTACCCTGCTCGGCTCCCTCGCGCTGGCCGCCGCGCTCCTCGCGTCCGGGTGCACCACCACGGTCACCGACCCGGTCGCCGTACCCCAGCGGGACGTCGGTGGGGGCGGGCCACGGCCGCAGTCCGGCGCGGCGCAGAACCCGCAGACGTCCGGCGCGCCGGACGACCTCGGGCAGCGCAGCCCGGACGGGGGCTACTGGCCGGCGTCGGTGCAGCTCGGCGAGAACCTGGAACTCGGCCCGGTTGTTCTCGACGGGCAGGGCTTCACCCTCTACCGGTTCGACCGGGACAGCGCGTCGCCGTCCCGGTCGACCTGTACCGAGGGCTGCCTGATGCGGTGGCTGCCGGTGCTGGCCAACGAGAAGATCAAGTTCGAGAACCTCGACCCCGCGCGGCTCGGTGCGGTGGCCCGTCCGGACGGCACGCAGCAGGTGACCGTGGGGGGCTGGCCGGTCTACCGCTTCGCCGAGGACTCGGTGCCGGGGCGGACCACCGGTCAGGGCGCCGACGGGCTGTGGTTCGTGGTCGCCCCGGACGGTGGCAAGGCCGCCGCACCGGCCGGCTCAGGTAGTTGACGGCGCAACAACGTGAGTCTGACTACACCTTCATTAGCGGCAACCGGAAGACGGAAATGCGCAAGGCATCCTGGTTACCCGTGTGCGCCGATCAGAACCGGCGGCCTGGGGCCAGCGGAGGATGGTACGTATGGCGGGGTTGAGGCCTGTTCGTCGGCGGGAAGTGGCAGACGAGGCCTTGGTCCGGACCCTCTACGAGGAGCACGGCCGGGCGATGCTCGCGTACGCGACGCAGCTGACCCGCGACCGCGCCGCCGCGGAGGACATCGTCCAGGAGGCGCTGGTGCGAGCCTGGCGCCACCCGGACAGCCTGGTCAACGGCAAGGGATCAGTACGGGGGTGGCTGCTCACCGTGGTACGTAACCTCGTCACCGACACGGTGCGGGCCCGGAACGCGCGACCGCCGGAGGTGCCGGAGAGCCCGACGGACGTCGCGGTCGAACGGGACCACGCGGACCAGGTGGTCAACTCGATGGTGGTGGTGGACGCCCTCAACCGCCTCTCCCAGGAGCACCGCGAGGTACTTGAGCAGGTCTACCTACTCGGGAGTACAGTCGCGGAGGCCGCGAAGGCCCTGGGTATCCCGCCGGGCACGGTCAAGTCACGCTCCTACTACGCACTCCGGGCGCTACGCGACATCGCTGAGCGCCCAGCCGGGGTGGAACGGTCTGCCTCATGAAATCGGACAGCTTGATGCCGGCCGGTGACCACGTGGACATCGGCGGCTACCTGATGGGCGAGCTCGACCAGGAGCAGCTCCGGCAGGCGGAGGAGCACCTGGCGGGCTGTGCGGAGTGCCGCACCGAGATCGAGTCGCTCCAGGAGTGGCAGGGCGCGCTCCAGGCCGTACCCGAGGCGATGCTGCTCGACGGCCCGCCGGAGGGCGGCGACCTGCTGTTGCAGCGCACCCTGCGCCAGGTCCGCAGCGAGTCGTCCGGTCGTCGCCAGCGCCGCGGGGTGCTCCTGAGCGCCGCCGCGGTGGTGGCTCTCGCCGCCGCGGTCTCCGGTGGCGTCGTGCTCGGTCGGACGACCGGCGACGCACCCGACACGCGGGCCCTGCCCACCCCGCCCACCGCCTCGACCTCGGCGACCGCCACTGACCCGGCCACCCGGTACGCCAGCACGACCGACCCCGGCACGGGTGCCCGGCTCACCGTCGCCGTGACCCCCGCCGCGGGCTGGGTGCGGGTCAACGCGGCCGTGTCCGGGATCGCTCAGGGCGAGCGCTGCCGCCTGCTGGTCGTCGGCAAGGACGGCAGCACCGTGCTGGCCGGCAGCTGGTTGGTGTCCGAGACCGGGGCGGTCGGCGGCACCACGCTCGACGGCAGTGCCCTGATCGACCCCGCCCAGGTCGGCGGTGTCCGCGTGGAGAACACCGACGGCAAGGCGTACGCCACCGTGACGCTGTGAGCGGACGGGCCATGCCGTGACCGACCGTCCGGTCGGTCACGGCATGACCCGTCCGCGTGCGGGCCGAGCCTTACCGGTACTTCTCCAGGCAGGGTGACGGCGCGCCGGAGGTGAAGCCGTCCCGGAACGCTTCGACGCGGGCGAACCCGGAGGGAATGCCGGCGCCGTTGACGTCGGCGGCGATGAGGCTCCGGGGTGCCAGCATCTCGGCGACGGCCTCGTCCAGATCACCGGGGGAGAGCTGCAGGACGGCGCCCCGCCCGGCCACGATCGTCGCCGCCCAGACGCCGGTGAGGCACGCGGTGCGCTGCGCCGTGGCGAGCCCGGTGAGCGGAAAACCGTCCGCGTGCTGCGCCGCGAGCGCGTACCGAGAGGCGACCTCCGCGAAGGCGGCGAAGTCCCCGATCCCGCCCTGACCCTGGCCCGGGGACGTCCCGAGGCGGGCCAGCTCGGCCAGGTCGAGTCCGACCGTGTCGGTGGCCGGGCAGTAGGCGGCGGGGGCGGTGACGGTCACCTCCGGGCAGGCCGACAGGGACGGGCTGATCGTCGGCCCCGCGGTGCCACCCCGGTCGAAGGCCGCTCGCAGCGTCTCCTGCAGCGCGAGCAGGGACTCCCGGTCGTTCACCGGTAGGTCGCCGGTCTCCCGACCGCTCGACGACAGCTGGCCGCCGGCCGGCTGGGTGATCCGCCGCCGCACCTCGGCCTCGTCGATGCGCGCGCACCGGCCGGGGCCGTCGCCGAATCCGAACTGGAACGCGGAGACCCGATCGAACGCGTTGCCGTGCGCCCCGTCCGCCTCGAAGCCGGTCTCCGCACCGTCGCGGATGAAGAACAGCGTGGCGAGGATCTGGTTGAGGCCGGGGCCGGTGGACAGTTGGAAGTGCGGAGCGTTGCCCTCGGCCACCCATCGGATGAAGTTGCCCGCGAAGCAGTCGGCCTGCTGCTCCCGGACGATCGAGCTGGTGCGCCCGTCGACCGTGCCGAGGCGGGACTGCACGGCGTGCCCCAACTCGTGGGCGAGCACCGCCACCACCGCCATCGGCCCGAACGAGTCGTTGAGCATGGGGAGCAGTTGCGCCCGGTCCCAGGCGACCGTGTCGTCGGCCGGGCAGTAGAAGGCGTTCACCGCGCCTCCGGTGCCGGTGCCGCAGATGGCGACGCCCGGACCGGTGGAGTCGTACGAGACGAGCCGCGCCACCGGCTCGAAGCGGCGACCGAAGCTCGCGGGCAGCTCCTCCGCCCAGTACCGCTGCACGTCGTCGACGGCGTTGCGGGCGAGCCGGTCCGCCTCGCCGCCGTCGCTGCCGGCGACGGGCAGGCGTGAGTCGGCCACCCCGGCCCGGGGCCCACTGGCCCCCGTGGTGATCTCCAGGCCGGCGACGCGGGTGGCGCTCCAGTGCTCCGCGGCGCCGGTGCCGGCCACGGGCCGGACGCAGCCGGCGACCAGTGACACCACGCCGAGGGCCGCCCCACCGAGGACCAGCGCCCGTCTGATGCGCGCCGCCCGACTGTTCGGAATCATCTC
This genomic stretch from Micromonospora krabiensis harbors:
- a CDS encoding neutral zinc metallopeptidase, which translates into the protein MIPNSRAARIRRALVLGGAALGVVSLVAGCVRPVAGTGAAEHWSATRVAGLEITTGASGPRAGVADSRLPVAGSDGGEADRLARNAVDDVQRYWAEELPASFGRRFEPVARLVSYDSTGPGVAICGTGTGGAVNAFYCPADDTVAWDRAQLLPMLNDSFGPMAVVAVLAHELGHAVQSRLGTVDGRTSSIVREQQADCFAGNFIRWVAEGNAPHFQLSTGPGLNQILATLFFIRDGAETGFEADGAHGNAFDRVSAFQFGFGDGPGRCARIDEAEVRRRITQPAGGQLSSSGRETGDLPVNDRESLLALQETLRAAFDRGGTAGPTISPSLSACPEVTVTAPAAYCPATDTVGLDLAELARLGTSPGQGQGGIGDFAAFAEVASRYALAAQHADGFPLTGLATAQRTACLTGVWAATIVAGRGAVLQLSPGDLDEAVAEMLAPRSLIAADVNGAGIPSGFARVEAFRDGFTSGAPSPCLEKYR